A genome region from Chengkuizengella sp. SCS-71B includes the following:
- a CDS encoding C39 family peptidase, with product MNAENNLINIVSPDKGMNYCFNVTRYSQRFEIDEWPEGTLIEGKGSDYWGKRCCGLACLRMMISHFSGKAPSQYELLKKGLNQNAYCSKGWIHKGLAELGAEYGLEGTPIYIKNRQQLQATLEKSGPIIVSITESFPEDGRKGGHLVVVCGIHQNNEITISFRDPSKWGESHSAVTEERFFSSFTKRGICFNKR from the coding sequence ATGAATGCAGAAAATAATTTAATAAATATAGTAAGCCCAGACAAAGGAATGAACTATTGTTTTAATGTAACACGCTATTCTCAGCGTTTCGAAATTGATGAGTGGCCAGAGGGCACTCTTATTGAAGGAAAGGGTTCAGATTATTGGGGAAAAAGATGTTGTGGACTGGCATGTCTTCGAATGATGATATCTCATTTTAGTGGAAAAGCTCCTTCTCAATATGAATTACTTAAAAAAGGGTTAAACCAAAATGCCTATTGTTCTAAAGGGTGGATTCATAAAGGACTTGCTGAACTAGGAGCTGAATACGGATTAGAAGGTACGCCAATTTATATAAAAAATCGTCAACAACTTCAAGCCACCCTTGAAAAAAGTGGTCCTATCATTGTTTCAATCACTGAATCTTTTCCTGAAGATGGACGAAAGGGTGGTCACCTTGTTGTTGTATGCGGTATCCACCAAAATAATGAGATTACAATTTCTTTTAGAGATCCTTCAAAGTGGGGAGAAAGCCATAGTGCAGTGACTGAAGAAAGATTTTTTAGTAGTTTTACTAAACGTGGAATTTGTTTTAATAAAAGATGA
- a CDS encoding fructose-bisphosphate aldolase produces MKLKQILISLLYVITMLVLTVSCNYIEEPDISIEVRVSELSEEEFEHVGTYGLDNPSINDFRKFTFNLEMNHSDKIIRKIDLSSFWMDMWNKQIDSIDDNDRYWFGKSHSQDNDSENFAIYYREFVFYANGLSKEEIIKAYNSSIFTISWETIKGLKVENDYIVGDLIEFVYEF; encoded by the coding sequence ATGAAACTAAAACAAATCTTGATATCTTTATTATATGTTATTACGATGTTAGTACTTACTGTTTCATGTAATTACATAGAAGAACCTGATATTTCAATTGAAGTTCGGGTATCAGAGTTGAGTGAAGAAGAATTTGAACATGTTGGAACATATGGATTAGACAATCCTAGCATAAATGATTTTAGAAAGTTTACATTTAATCTTGAAATGAATCATTCAGATAAGATTATTCGAAAAATTGATCTATCTTCGTTTTGGATGGATATGTGGAATAAACAGATTGACTCAATAGATGATAATGATCGCTATTGGTTTGGAAAATCCCATTCACAAGATAATGATAGTGAAAATTTTGCAATATATTATAGAGAATTTGTATTCTATGCTAACGGATTAAGTAAAGAAGAAATAATAAAAGCATACAATTCAAGTATTTTTACAATTTCATGGGAAACAATCAAAGGTCTTAAAGTAGAAAATGATTACATAGTTGGAGATTTGATTGAATTTGTTTATGAATTTTAG
- a CDS encoding putative quinol monooxygenase gives MIMIHAIIHVNPEKEQDFLKEIQSLIRDSRAESGNISYQLMKDTEKENVYMMVEEWKDVEAVQSHNSSEHFTAFVGKASEYLTSPLDAKVYEAKLIEK, from the coding sequence ATGATTATGATTCACGCAATTATTCATGTAAATCCTGAGAAGGAACAAGATTTCTTGAAAGAAATCCAGTCTTTAATTAGGGACTCTAGAGCAGAAAGTGGTAACATTTCATATCAATTAATGAAAGACACAGAAAAAGAAAATGTGTATATGATGGTTGAAGAATGGAAAGATGTTGAAGCTGTACAAAGTCATAATAGCAGTGAACATTTTACAGCATTTGTTGGGAAAGCAAGTGAATATTTAACATCTCCTTTGGATGCTAAGGTTTATGAAGCAAAACTAATCGAAAAATAA
- a CDS encoding MerR family transcriptional regulator, with translation MYTISEVANSLGVSTHTLRYYEKENIIIPDRNRNKERVYSESHLKWLKFVMKLKETQMPIIQIREYARLFKEGEHTTQTRLELLENHQISIQNQIKNLLTTEKMLEDKIKAYKDFINNQDMTQNQ, from the coding sequence ATGTACACCATAAGCGAAGTAGCTAATTCATTAGGTGTGAGTACACATACATTGAGATATTATGAAAAAGAAAATATAATCATTCCAGACCGAAATAGAAACAAAGAAAGGGTATATTCTGAATCACACCTCAAATGGTTGAAATTTGTTATGAAGTTAAAAGAAACACAGATGCCTATTATACAAATAAGGGAATATGCTAGATTATTTAAAGAAGGGGAACATACTACCCAAACACGTTTAGAGTTATTAGAAAATCATCAGATATCTATTCAGAATCAAATAAAAAACTTGTTAACTACTGAAAAAATGTTAGAGGATAAAATCAAGGCATATAAAGATTTTATTAACAACCAAGATATGACCCAAAACCAATAA
- a CDS encoding MarR family winged helix-turn-helix transcriptional regulator yields MVQQLEEQLGKFELTLGRWCLLVALKSSGRPMVPSELSDDLAVTRANISNLLNSLEQAGSIRRDFDPNNRRRILVSLTPEGHKLILNVWPVYEQFIVQNVGNKLTLEEQNQLKNLLEKLF; encoded by the coding sequence TTGGTTCAACAATTGGAAGAACAACTTGGGAAATTCGAACTGACGTTGGGACGGTGGTGTTTACTTGTTGCCCTAAAGTCTAGCGGGAGACCGATGGTTCCTTCCGAGTTAAGTGATGACCTTGCTGTCACAAGGGCTAATATAAGTAATTTATTAAATTCTTTGGAGCAAGCTGGCAGCATCCGTAGGGATTTTGACCCGAACAATAGGAGAAGGATTCTAGTAAGTTTAACACCAGAGGGTCATAAACTCATTTTGAATGTATGGCCTGTATATGAACAGTTTATTGTTCAAAATGTAGGTAATAAACTTACTCTGGAAGAACAGAATCAGTTGAAAAATTTGTTGGAAAAGTTGTTTTAG
- a CDS encoding nitroreductase family protein: MAQNNEEYLNKVQESKKNAEAPKKLTDQNFFTIAKERSSVRFYDSEFKIDEREIREILETAILAPSSSNLQPWRFLVIHNQELQEKLLPIAANQQQVVDSSAVIAVLGDLEAYKNAEEIYGNLVKVGAIPEETKDFYVNQINSHYGNLSHEDAIRVTMIDGGLVSMQLMLTAKAKGYDTVPMGGFDKDQFIEAFNIPENLSPVMLIALGKAEKAGFGKNRLPLDEVTTWNTF; encoded by the coding sequence ATGGCACAAAATAATGAAGAATACTTAAATAAAGTTCAAGAAAGCAAAAAGAATGCAGAAGCACCAAAAAAATTAACGGACCAAAATTTCTTTACTATTGCAAAAGAAAGAAGTTCTGTTCGTTTTTATGATTCAGAGTTTAAAATAGATGAAAGAGAAATTAGAGAAATTTTAGAAACGGCTATCCTAGCCCCATCATCTAGCAATTTACAGCCATGGAGATTCTTAGTGATTCACAATCAAGAATTACAAGAAAAATTACTACCAATTGCAGCAAACCAACAACAAGTTGTTGATTCATCTGCGGTTATAGCTGTGTTAGGAGATTTAGAAGCTTATAAAAATGCTGAAGAGATTTATGGTAACTTAGTGAAAGTAGGAGCAATTCCAGAAGAGACTAAAGATTTCTATGTGAATCAAATTAATTCTCATTATGGAAATCTATCCCATGAAGATGCGATACGAGTTACTATGATTGATGGTGGATTAGTATCTATGCAACTCATGTTAACTGCAAAAGCAAAAGGATATGATACGGTTCCAATGGGTGGTTTTGATAAGGATCAGTTTATCGAAGCATTTAATATTCCTGAGAATCTTTCTCCAGTCATGTTAATTGCCCTAGGAAAAGCTGAAAAAGCAGGTTTTGGGAAAAATCGCTTACCACTTGATGAAGTAACAACTTGGAATACATTCTAA
- a CDS encoding SDR family oxidoreductase, producing MLKDKVAIITGGGAGIGLSAARLLSAKGAKVLITGRRIGPLQKSASSNSNIKAFVADVTDPESATKTVAAAMEHWGRLDIIVNNAGNGVIQPLANVNAKSINDIFAVNVTGPTMLAAAAIPYLEETKGSIINLSSTYGSKAAAGLSLYGASKAALEHLTRCWALELAPKGIRVNAVASGPVETAFLRDRMGLTEDQINEVKEQERQIIPLGRRGETDDVARWIVNLADPNSDWLTGQIIGVDGGLAIT from the coding sequence ATGTTAAAAGATAAGGTAGCGATAATCACAGGTGGAGGTGCTGGTATCGGTCTCTCAGCAGCTCGGTTGTTATCTGCGAAGGGGGCAAAAGTGCTAATCACTGGGCGTCGAATTGGTCCACTGCAGAAGAGTGCGTCTAGTAATTCAAACATTAAGGCATTTGTAGCGGACGTCACTGATCCTGAGTCAGCAACCAAAACAGTTGCTGCGGCAATGGAACATTGGGGGCGTCTTGACATCATCGTGAACAATGCAGGTAATGGCGTCATTCAACCACTCGCCAATGTGAATGCGAAATCGATTAATGACATTTTTGCTGTTAATGTAACTGGGCCGACAATGCTTGCGGCAGCAGCCATTCCATACCTAGAAGAAACAAAAGGTTCAATAATCAATCTATCTAGCACATATGGAAGTAAAGCTGCTGCAGGCTTATCCCTTTATGGAGCAAGTAAGGCTGCTCTGGAACATCTCACACGCTGCTGGGCTCTTGAGCTTGCTCCGAAGGGAATTCGCGTTAATGCGGTGGCTAGTGGACCAGTTGAAACTGCTTTCCTTCGCGACCGTATGGGACTTACGGAAGATCAGATTAATGAAGTAAAGGAGCAGGAGCGTCAAATAATCCCTCTAGGGCGACGAGGCGAGACAGATGACGTAGCACGGTGGATTGTGAATTTAGCTGATCCAAATTCGGATTGGCTTACAGGGCAAATCATCGGTGTTGACGGAGGGCTCGCTATAACTTAA
- a CDS encoding histidine phosphatase family protein: MTTIGMIRHGITDWNIEGKAQGHSDIPLNDKGRKQAQSVATRLKGERWDLMISSTLSRASETAHIIKKTLNISNLLYDDRLREINCGKIEGLTENERIINWGLNWREADIQMEKSQDVAMRGESTLKEIIETYEDKKILVVSHGALIGITLQKILPQRFTNTYIDNTSITILNFKKGSWECPLYNCTTHLNGS, translated from the coding sequence TTGACTACTATTGGAATGATAAGGCATGGAATTACCGACTGGAACATAGAAGGAAAAGCACAAGGACATTCTGATATCCCTCTTAACGATAAAGGAAGAAAACAAGCTCAATCTGTTGCAACAAGATTAAAGGGGGAACGCTGGGATTTAATGATATCAAGTACACTTTCTAGAGCAAGTGAAACAGCCCATATAATAAAAAAGACTTTAAATATATCAAATCTTTTATATGATGATAGATTACGGGAAATTAACTGTGGAAAAATCGAAGGATTAACTGAAAACGAAAGAATTATAAATTGGGGATTAAATTGGCGTGAAGCTGATATACAAATGGAGAAATCACAAGATGTAGCCATGAGAGGAGAGTCAACTCTTAAAGAAATTATAGAAACTTATGAGGATAAAAAAATTCTTGTCGTTAGTCACGGGGCTCTTATAGGAATAACATTGCAAAAAATACTTCCTCAGAGATTTACCAACACTTATATTGATAATACTTCAATTACAATTCTTAATTTTAAAAAGGGATCTTGGGAGTGTCCATTATACAATTGTACAACACATCTGAATGGAAGTTGA
- a CDS encoding aldehyde dehydrogenase, whose protein sequence is MSEMSQLVKKQKQFYFSGATKDVNFRLDALNKLKNAILENESNINVALKKDLNKSVTDTYLSEIGFVLQEISDITKRLHSWMKPKRVKTPLSHFGSSSYRLPEPYGVTLTIAPWNYPFQLAVAPILGAIAAGNTVILKPSELTPAVSHLLKELISSTFDENYIAVVEGGVETSTELLKEPFDYIFFTGSVPVGKIVMEAASKNLTPITLELGGKSPVIVDETANLKLAAKRIVWGKFFNAGQTCVAPDYMLVHHSIKDELMIKMKETIKEFYTEQPLSNENYTHIVNDRHFNRLASYLTDGKIVQGGKVNNDLHVIEPTIIDEITWDDPIMQDEIFGPILPVMEYNNVEEVINMINDRPKPLALYVFSENKQIQDQIINNVSYGGGCINDTMYHIATPHLPFGGVGHSGVGAYHGKHSFETFSHIKSILKQTTLFDLPFRYPTMKNGLKYAKKIFK, encoded by the coding sequence ATGTCGGAAATGAGCCAATTAGTAAAAAAACAAAAACAATTTTATTTCTCAGGGGCAACTAAAGATGTTAATTTTAGATTGGATGCGTTGAATAAATTAAAAAATGCAATTTTAGAAAATGAATCTAATATTAACGTTGCATTGAAGAAAGATTTAAATAAATCAGTAACTGATACTTATCTATCAGAAATAGGTTTTGTTTTACAAGAAATATCTGATATAACAAAAAGACTTCATTCATGGATGAAACCAAAGAGGGTCAAAACTCCTCTTTCTCACTTTGGTTCCTCAAGTTATCGACTCCCAGAACCATATGGTGTTACTCTAACGATAGCTCCTTGGAATTATCCTTTCCAACTTGCTGTTGCACCAATTCTAGGTGCTATTGCTGCTGGCAATACTGTCATATTAAAACCTTCTGAATTAACACCAGCAGTATCTCACTTACTTAAAGAACTTATATCCTCTACATTTGATGAAAATTATATAGCTGTTGTTGAAGGAGGAGTGGAAACGAGTACAGAGTTATTAAAAGAACCCTTTGATTATATTTTCTTCACTGGCAGCGTTCCTGTGGGAAAAATTGTCATGGAGGCTGCATCCAAAAATTTAACACCTATAACGTTGGAGCTTGGTGGCAAAAGCCCAGTTATAGTGGATGAAACAGCTAACTTAAAACTAGCGGCTAAACGAATAGTTTGGGGCAAGTTCTTTAATGCGGGACAAACGTGTGTTGCCCCAGATTATATGCTCGTACATCATTCTATAAAAGATGAACTTATGATAAAAATGAAAGAAACGATTAAGGAATTCTATACTGAGCAACCTCTTTCTAATGAAAACTATACTCATATAGTAAATGATCGCCATTTTAATCGATTGGCGAGTTATTTAACTGATGGGAAAATCGTACAAGGCGGAAAAGTGAACAATGATTTACATGTCATTGAACCAACAATAATTGACGAAATCACTTGGGATGATCCTATCATGCAGGATGAAATTTTTGGTCCAATACTTCCTGTTATGGAATATAACAATGTGGAAGAAGTAATTAATATGATAAATGATCGACCGAAACCGTTAGCTCTCTATGTATTTTCAGAAAACAAACAGATTCAAGATCAAATTATTAACAATGTATCATATGGCGGTGGTTGTATAAACGATACGATGTACCACATTGCAACCCCACATCTTCCATTTGGAGGAGTTGGCCATAGTGGGGTAGGTGCTTATCATGGCAAACATAGCTTTGAAACATTTTCACATATTAAAAGTATCTTGAAACAAACAACGTTGTTTGATTTGCCATTTAGATATCCGACAATGAAAAACGGATTAAAGTATGCTAAAAAAATATTTAAGTAA
- a CDS encoding YkgJ family cysteine cluster protein: MDCRMGCAACCIVISISSPIPGMPEGKPAGIRCVQLTHDNKCKLFGKPERPEVCASLKASREICGESNEDAFKNLSILENETNP, encoded by the coding sequence ATGGATTGTAGAATGGGTTGTGCAGCATGTTGTATCGTCATATCCATCTCCTCCCCTATACCAGGTATGCCAGAAGGAAAACCTGCTGGAATACGTTGTGTTCAACTAACACACGATAATAAATGTAAACTATTTGGTAAACCAGAACGTCCTGAGGTATGTGCATCACTTAAAGCATCGAGGGAAATTTGTGGTGAAAGCAATGAGGATGCGTTTAAAAACTTATCTATTTTGGAAAATGAGACTAACCCTTGA
- a CDS encoding DNA topoisomerase III has protein sequence MKTLVLAEKPSVGRDIARVLNCHKKGNGFIEGSNYIVTWALGHLVTLADPESYDNKYKTWRMDDLPMLPEKLKLVVIRKTSKQFQSVKQQMSRKDVKDIVIATDAGREGELVARWIIEKTHIRKPVQRLWISSVTDKAIKEGFRNLKPGKQYENLYASAVARSEADWVVGINGTRALTCKFNAQLSCGRVQTPTLAMIAKREEEIRSFRPKSFYGLSALVKSSVKFTWQDDKSKNTRSFDETHIDRLLSSLGNQSLIVQEVKKTPKKSFAPALYDLTELQRDANRMFGYSAKETLSIMQRLYETHKYLTYPRTDSRYLSSDIVDTLKDRIRACSISPYRDMAAKLLQTNIKPNKSFVDNSKVSDHHAIIPTEEKVNLRDLNDKEMKIYDLVVKRFLAVLSPPMEYEQTVVRATIGEAIFTARGKRVLSLGWKEVYGKSYNDELDSEGKYEQDKDQTLPVFQKGEKLNVPQLKKTQGETKPPEHFTEGTLLSAMENPQKYMNIEKENSSLARTLGETGGLGTVATRADIIEKILSTFLIEKRGKYLHITSKGKQLLDLVPDDLKSPALTAQWEQKLMAISKGKLAKQTFVQDMRNYAKKVVSEIKQSEQKFKHDNMTTTRCPDCGKPMLAVNGKKGKMLVCQDRDCGHRKNIARTTNARCPQCKKKMELRGEGEGQIFVCSCSYREKLSSFQKRKEKEQHNKASKRDVSQYMKKQNKKDEEPINTALADALAKLKLK, from the coding sequence ATGAAAACTTTAGTGCTTGCAGAAAAACCTTCTGTAGGGAGAGATATAGCAAGAGTGTTGAATTGTCATAAAAAAGGAAATGGATTTATTGAAGGATCAAATTACATTGTGACATGGGCATTAGGTCACTTAGTTACTTTAGCCGATCCGGAATCTTATGATAATAAATATAAAACGTGGCGTATGGATGATTTACCGATGCTGCCAGAAAAATTAAAGCTAGTTGTAATTAGAAAAACGTCAAAGCAGTTTCAATCTGTAAAACAACAAATGAGCAGAAAAGATGTAAAAGACATCGTAATAGCAACGGATGCGGGAAGAGAAGGGGAGTTGGTTGCTAGATGGATCATCGAAAAAACACACATAAGAAAACCGGTACAAAGACTCTGGATTTCTTCCGTTACAGATAAAGCGATTAAAGAAGGGTTTCGCAATCTGAAACCAGGAAAACAATATGAAAATTTATATGCTTCTGCAGTTGCTCGATCTGAAGCAGATTGGGTTGTGGGTATTAATGGTACCCGTGCTTTAACCTGTAAATTTAATGCTCAATTATCTTGTGGGAGAGTACAAACCCCTACTTTAGCCATGATTGCAAAACGTGAAGAAGAGATTAGATCTTTCCGCCCTAAATCTTTTTATGGTTTGTCTGCATTAGTTAAATCTTCAGTTAAGTTTACTTGGCAAGATGATAAATCAAAAAATACTCGGTCCTTTGATGAAACCCATATAGATCGCTTGTTATCTAGTTTAGGGAATCAATCTTTAATCGTACAAGAGGTAAAAAAGACACCTAAGAAAAGCTTTGCTCCTGCATTATATGATTTAACAGAATTACAAAGAGACGCAAACCGCATGTTTGGTTACTCTGCAAAAGAGACGTTATCTATTATGCAGCGTTTATATGAGACGCATAAATATTTAACCTACCCAAGAACCGATTCAAGATATCTTTCATCAGACATCGTTGATACATTAAAAGATCGTATTCGTGCATGTTCCATATCTCCGTATAGAGATATGGCTGCTAAACTACTACAAACAAATATTAAACCTAACAAATCTTTTGTTGATAATAGCAAGGTATCTGATCATCATGCGATTATCCCAACAGAGGAAAAAGTAAACTTAAGAGATTTAAACGATAAAGAGATGAAAATATATGATTTAGTTGTCAAAAGGTTTCTAGCTGTCTTAAGTCCTCCTATGGAGTATGAACAAACTGTAGTACGCGCTACAATAGGGGAAGCAATTTTTACTGCAAGAGGGAAAAGGGTGCTTTCACTAGGTTGGAAAGAGGTATATGGGAAGTCTTATAATGACGAATTAGATAGTGAAGGAAAATACGAGCAGGACAAAGATCAGACTTTACCAGTGTTTCAAAAAGGGGAAAAACTGAACGTACCTCAATTGAAAAAAACACAAGGAGAAACGAAACCGCCTGAACATTTCACAGAAGGCACATTGCTTTCTGCAATGGAAAACCCACAGAAATATATGAATATTGAAAAAGAAAACTCCTCTTTAGCTCGTACTTTAGGAGAAACAGGTGGGCTTGGAACGGTTGCTACAAGAGCAGATATTATTGAAAAGATATTAAGTACATTTTTGATTGAAAAAAGAGGAAAGTATCTCCATATTACATCTAAAGGGAAACAGTTATTAGATTTAGTTCCTGATGATCTCAAATCACCTGCATTAACAGCACAATGGGAGCAGAAACTAATGGCCATTTCCAAAGGAAAATTAGCAAAGCAAACATTTGTACAAGATATGAGAAATTATGCTAAGAAAGTTGTCTCAGAAATAAAACAAAGTGAACAAAAATTTAAACATGACAACATGACCACAACTCGATGTCCAGATTGCGGAAAACCAATGTTAGCAGTAAACGGGAAAAAGGGAAAGATGCTTGTCTGTCAGGATCGTGATTGTGGACACCGTAAAAATATAGCTAGAACTACAAATGCACGTTGTCCTCAATGTAAGAAAAAAATGGAATTAAGAGGAGAGGGAGAAGGTCAAATTTTTGTTTGTAGTTGTAGTTACAGAGAAAAATTATCCTCCTTCCAGAAACGAAAGGAAAAAGAACAGCATAACAAAGCATCCAAAAGAGATGTATCTCAGTATATGAAAAAACAAAATAAAAAAGATGAAGAGCCAATAAATACAGCGCTTGCTGATGCATTGGCAAAGCTGAAATTAAAGTAA